A single window of Zea mays cultivar B73 chromosome 10, Zm-B73-REFERENCE-NAM-5.0, whole genome shotgun sequence DNA harbors:
- the LOC100383233 gene encoding uncharacterized protein isoform X1 — translation MERSEPSLKPEWLLRPTVPATTYKPATLPHTDDHGRGASSRNRSSGRDRDRSSQHSSSRRGSSSSGPRRNDRDGIGKSRGYGNFGKHNKERIQEKDLDFRDRESRLVQSDDPLRDGFESFSSCRSEKDRLNRTRSKVAISNRAVGVSLDNGNVSKKDNGVISFEREFPHLDSEDKNGKQDIGRVPSPGISTPIQNIPLVVSDGWNSVLAMLGDPNINSVSSSSTHAGSSKQTEVSNSGSALSMAETVMQSPLKISTTPQLSIDAQKIEERTMRQCILRPLTPSSNKIPASSSLDKLLKSKGARAGESNGPIKVAPQLSTQPSSNSVRTPVKTELVKQSQSGSLQVLSREQNGAVNTAAKDSTSNPVSPVLGRSSSMEPMRKSIVSPKLKVGTNGRSLHPLQGSFADRKASAKDKYKFFEMLRSKSVNGSSAAIESPSSLTDDQQNSNLDLPFKFIENGSSSCEEANSCEGSQRHLSDNETIPPSESHDVLDEGSLGIQVEDKDVSSSQVLGGTQDLSSKKPQEDNVNIVPIVPVYVNDGLMMPNSVDDEASLPLEETNPAEVLQHIGAGEENPCPAQEFESIGAGGEEELNLLRSMGWDENEDVQPLQQEEIADCCILLKR, via the exons ATGGAGCGAAGTGAGCCCTCGCTGAAGCCAGAATGGCTGCTGCGGCCCACAGTACCTGCCACAACCTATAAGCCGGCGACTTTGCCCCACACAG ATGATCACGGCAGAGGTGCTTCGTCAAGAAACCGTTCATCAGGACGAGATCGTGATCGGAGCTCCCAACATTCCTCATCTCGGAGAGGTTCAAGCTCTAGTGGTCCAAGGCGGAATGATCGAGATGGTATAGGGAAATCAAGAGGCTATGGTAATTTTGGAAAGCACAACAAGGAAAGGATACAAGAGAAGGACCTGGATTTCCGTGACCGGGAGAGTAGGTTGGTTCAGTCAGACGATCCTTTACGTGATGGCTTTGAGTCATTTAGCTCATGCAGATCCGAAAAGGACAGGCTTAACCGTACTCGTTCAAAGGTGGCCATATCAAATCGGGCAGTAGGAGTAAGTTTAGACAATGGTAATGTATCTAAAAAAGATAATGGTGTCATCTCTTTTGAGCGGGAATTCCCACACCTTGATTCTGAGGACAAAAATGGAAAGCAAGACATAGGTCGAGTTCCATCTCCTGGAATTAGCACCCCAATTCAGAACATACCACTGGTAGTATCTGATGGCTGGAATTCAGTGCTTGCGATGTTAGGGGATCCAAACATTAACTCTGTTTCCTCTTCCTCAACACATGCTGGTTCTAGTAAACAGACTGAAGTTTCCAACTCTGGGAGTGCGTTAAGCATGGCTGAAACAGTGATGCAGTCGCCATTAAAGATTTCTACCACACCTCAG TTATCGATTGATGCCCAGAAGATTGAAGAAAGAACTATGAGGCAGTGCATTCTAAGACCTCTTACACCATCATCAAACAAAATACCT GCATCTAGTTCTTTGGATAAGTTATTAAAATCCAAAGGTGCAAGAGCTGGAGAGTCTAATGGTCCTATCAAGGTTGCTCCACAACTGTCAACACAGCCATCTAGCAACTCTGTTCGCACTCCAGTCAAAACTGAGCTCGTAAAGCAATCTCAATCAGGCAGCCTTCAAGTCCTTAGTCGCGAGCAGAATGGTGCTGTAAATACTGCTGCCAAAGACAGCACCAGCAATCCTGTGAGCCCTGTTCTGGGTCGATCTTCTTCAATGGAACCGATGAGAAAGTCTATTGTCAGCCCAAAGCTTAAGGTTGGCACTAATGGTCGTTCTTTGCATCCGCTGCAAGGTTCATTTGCTGACAGAAAAGCAAGTGCAAAAGACAAGTACAAGTTTTTTGAGATGTTGCGGAGTAAGTCTGTAAATGGTTCGAGCGCTGCTATTGAGTCTCCATCAAGCCTGACTGATGATCAGCAGAACTCTAATCTTGATTTGCCTTTCAAGTTTATTGAAAATGGGAGCAGTTCCTGTGAAGAAGCAAATTCTTGTGAGGGATCACAGCGACACTTGTCGGACAATGAGACCATTCCACCTTCAGAATCTCATGATGTTTTAGATGAAGGATCTCTGGGTATTCAAGTTGAGGACAAGGATGTCAGCTCTTCACAAGTACTTGGTGGCACACAAGATTTATCTTCTAAGAAGCCCCAGGAAGACAATGTTAATATTGTGCCCATCGTACCTGTCTATGTAAATGATGGTTTAATGATGCCCAATTCTGTTGATGATGAAGCAAGTTTGCCGTTAGAGGAAACCAATCCTGCCGAAGTGTTACAGCACATTGGAGCAGGGGAGGAGAATCCCTGTCCTGCTCAAGAGTTCGAGTCCATTGGAGCAGGTGGGGAGGAAGAGTTGAACCTCCTAAGATCTATGGGCTGGGATGAGAACGAAGATGTTCAGCCTCTTCAGCAGGAGGAGATTGCTGATTGT TGCATATTACTGAAGCGATGA
- the LOC100383233 gene encoding uncharacterized protein LOC100383233, with protein MERSEPSLKPEWLLRPTVPATTYKPATLPHTDDHGRGASSRNRSSGRDRDRSSQHSSSRRGSSSSGPRRNDRDGIGKSRGYGNFGKHNKERIQEKDLDFRDRESRLVQSDDPLRDGFESFSSCRSEKDRLNRTRSKVAISNRAVGVSLDNGNVSKKDNGVISFEREFPHLDSEDKNGKQDIGRVPSPGISTPIQNIPLVVSDGWNSVLAMLGDPNINSVSSSSTHAGSSKQTEVSNSGSALSMAETVMQSPLKISTTPQLSIDAQKIEERTMRQCILRPLTPSSNKIPASSSLDKLLKSKGARAGESNGPIKVAPQLSTQPSSNSVRTPVKTELVKQSQSGSLQVLSREQNGAVNTAAKDSTSNPVSPVLGRSSSMEPMRKSIVSPKLKVGTNGRSLHPLQGSFADRKASAKDKYKFFEMLRSKSVNGSSAAIESPSSLTDDQQNSNLDLPFKFIENGSSSCEEANSCEGSQRHLSDNETIPPSESHDVLDEGSLGIQVEDKDVSSSQVLGGTQDLSSKKPQEDNVNIVPIVPVYVNDGLMMPNSVDDEASLPLEETNPAEVLQHIGAGEENPCPAQEFESIGAGGEEELNLLRSMGWDENEDVQPLQQEEIADCLKQNVRLQQKLQECKG; from the exons ATGGAGCGAAGTGAGCCCTCGCTGAAGCCAGAATGGCTGCTGCGGCCCACAGTACCTGCCACAACCTATAAGCCGGCGACTTTGCCCCACACAG ATGATCACGGCAGAGGTGCTTCGTCAAGAAACCGTTCATCAGGACGAGATCGTGATCGGAGCTCCCAACATTCCTCATCTCGGAGAGGTTCAAGCTCTAGTGGTCCAAGGCGGAATGATCGAGATGGTATAGGGAAATCAAGAGGCTATGGTAATTTTGGAAAGCACAACAAGGAAAGGATACAAGAGAAGGACCTGGATTTCCGTGACCGGGAGAGTAGGTTGGTTCAGTCAGACGATCCTTTACGTGATGGCTTTGAGTCATTTAGCTCATGCAGATCCGAAAAGGACAGGCTTAACCGTACTCGTTCAAAGGTGGCCATATCAAATCGGGCAGTAGGAGTAAGTTTAGACAATGGTAATGTATCTAAAAAAGATAATGGTGTCATCTCTTTTGAGCGGGAATTCCCACACCTTGATTCTGAGGACAAAAATGGAAAGCAAGACATAGGTCGAGTTCCATCTCCTGGAATTAGCACCCCAATTCAGAACATACCACTGGTAGTATCTGATGGCTGGAATTCAGTGCTTGCGATGTTAGGGGATCCAAACATTAACTCTGTTTCCTCTTCCTCAACACATGCTGGTTCTAGTAAACAGACTGAAGTTTCCAACTCTGGGAGTGCGTTAAGCATGGCTGAAACAGTGATGCAGTCGCCATTAAAGATTTCTACCACACCTCAG TTATCGATTGATGCCCAGAAGATTGAAGAAAGAACTATGAGGCAGTGCATTCTAAGACCTCTTACACCATCATCAAACAAAATACCT GCATCTAGTTCTTTGGATAAGTTATTAAAATCCAAAGGTGCAAGAGCTGGAGAGTCTAATGGTCCTATCAAGGTTGCTCCACAACTGTCAACACAGCCATCTAGCAACTCTGTTCGCACTCCAGTCAAAACTGAGCTCGTAAAGCAATCTCAATCAGGCAGCCTTCAAGTCCTTAGTCGCGAGCAGAATGGTGCTGTAAATACTGCTGCCAAAGACAGCACCAGCAATCCTGTGAGCCCTGTTCTGGGTCGATCTTCTTCAATGGAACCGATGAGAAAGTCTATTGTCAGCCCAAAGCTTAAGGTTGGCACTAATGGTCGTTCTTTGCATCCGCTGCAAGGTTCATTTGCTGACAGAAAAGCAAGTGCAAAAGACAAGTACAAGTTTTTTGAGATGTTGCGGAGTAAGTCTGTAAATGGTTCGAGCGCTGCTATTGAGTCTCCATCAAGCCTGACTGATGATCAGCAGAACTCTAATCTTGATTTGCCTTTCAAGTTTATTGAAAATGGGAGCAGTTCCTGTGAAGAAGCAAATTCTTGTGAGGGATCACAGCGACACTTGTCGGACAATGAGACCATTCCACCTTCAGAATCTCATGATGTTTTAGATGAAGGATCTCTGGGTATTCAAGTTGAGGACAAGGATGTCAGCTCTTCACAAGTACTTGGTGGCACACAAGATTTATCTTCTAAGAAGCCCCAGGAAGACAATGTTAATATTGTGCCCATCGTACCTGTCTATGTAAATGATGGTTTAATGATGCCCAATTCTGTTGATGATGAAGCAAGTTTGCCGTTAGAGGAAACCAATCCTGCCGAAGTGTTACAGCACATTGGAGCAGGGGAGGAGAATCCCTGTCCTGCTCAAGAGTTCGAGTCCATTGGAGCAGGTGGGGAGGAAGAGTTGAACCTCCTAAGATCTATGGGCTGGGATGAGAACGAAGATGTTCAGCCTCTTCAGCAGGAGGAGATTGCTGATTGT CTAAAGCAGAACGTCAGGCTGCAGCAGAAGCTTCAAGAATGCAAGGGCTGA
- the LOC103641698 gene encoding uncharacterized protein isoform X2 encodes MGSKAPFCLTLLLLLAAACGPAAHAHDAVELPHHGSALKEQISSTKIPARLKSGSGLCSACENFTSEAVTYLGKEQTQDRIMEFLHDACSQSFSFEQKCVELMDSYATLLFAKITEIRPEAFCKRYGLCRDTALLSGVGSDSTCVFCHHLLDEIMSKLKDPDAEFEIIQILVKECNKIEGHVQQVEQIVVERSEGWHCGYFCYLAWIPRQCEDEPEGRVLGGDPLSEKDSPMARCFTSWRTTRERW; translated from the exons ATGGGTTCCAAAGCGCCTTTCTGTCTCACGCTCCTCTTGCTGCTCGCCGCGGCCTGTGGACCTGCTGCACATGCCCACGATGCTG TCGAGCTCCCGCATCATGGCTCAGCCTTGAAGGAACAGATTTCTTCAACCAAGATTCCTGCCCGTCTCAAGAGTGGCAGCGGACTATGCTCGGCCTGTGAAAACTTCACGAGCGAAGCCGTCACTTATCTCGGCAAGGAACAGACACAGGACAGGATCATGGAGTTCCTTCATGATGCTTGCTCCCAATCATTCTCCTTTGAACAGAAG TGTGTCGAGCTGATGGACTCTTATGCGACTCTCCTGTTTGCCAAGATCACGGAGATCAGACCGGAAGCGTTCTGCAAACGGTATGGCCTGTGCAGGGACACGGCTCTTCTCTCCGGTGTGGGAAGTGACAGCACGTGTGTGTTCTGCCACCATCTGCTCGATGAAATCATGTCCAAACTGAAAGATCCAGATGCGGAG TTTGAGATAATTCAGATTCTTGTCAAGGAGTGCAATAAGATCGAAGGTCACGTCCAGCAG GTTGAGCAGATAGTGGTTGAAAGGTCTGAAGGTTGGCATTGTGGATATTTTTGCTATCTTGCATGGATTCCCAGACAATGTGAGGACGAACCAGAAGGGCGAGTTCTGGGTGGCGATCCACTGTCGGAGAA GGACAGCCCGATGGCCAGATGCTTCACATCATGGAGGACGACAAGGGAGAGGTGGTGA
- the LOC103641698 gene encoding uncharacterized protein isoform X1 gives MGSKAPFCLTLLLLLAAACGPAAHAHDAVELPHHGSALKEQISSTKIPARLKSGSGLCSACENFTSEAVTYLGKEQTQDRIMEFLHDACSQSFSFEQKCVELMDSYATLLFAKITEIRPEAFCKRYGLCRDTALLSGVGSDSTCVFCHHLLDEIMSKLKDPDAEFEIIQILVKECNKIEGHVQQVEQIVVERSEGWHCGYFCYLAWIPRQCEDEPEGRVLGGDPLSEKYVSSANELPCQAEEVFAQLPNPCQVPLPDAYR, from the exons ATGGGTTCCAAAGCGCCTTTCTGTCTCACGCTCCTCTTGCTGCTCGCCGCGGCCTGTGGACCTGCTGCACATGCCCACGATGCTG TCGAGCTCCCGCATCATGGCTCAGCCTTGAAGGAACAGATTTCTTCAACCAAGATTCCTGCCCGTCTCAAGAGTGGCAGCGGACTATGCTCGGCCTGTGAAAACTTCACGAGCGAAGCCGTCACTTATCTCGGCAAGGAACAGACACAGGACAGGATCATGGAGTTCCTTCATGATGCTTGCTCCCAATCATTCTCCTTTGAACAGAAG TGTGTCGAGCTGATGGACTCTTATGCGACTCTCCTGTTTGCCAAGATCACGGAGATCAGACCGGAAGCGTTCTGCAAACGGTATGGCCTGTGCAGGGACACGGCTCTTCTCTCCGGTGTGGGAAGTGACAGCACGTGTGTGTTCTGCCACCATCTGCTCGATGAAATCATGTCCAAACTGAAAGATCCAGATGCGGAG TTTGAGATAATTCAGATTCTTGTCAAGGAGTGCAATAAGATCGAAGGTCACGTCCAGCAG GTTGAGCAGATAGTGGTTGAAAGGTCTGAAGGTTGGCATTGTGGATATTTTTGCTATCTTGCATGGATTCCCAGACAATGTGAGGACGAACCAGAAGGGCGAGTTCTGGGTGGCGATCCACTGTCGGAGAAGTATGTATCCTCGGCTAATGAGCTGCCATGTCAAGCTGAGGAAGTTTTTGCTCAGCTTCCCAATCCCTGCCAAGTACCACTACCTGATGCATATCGATAG
- the LOC103641698 gene encoding uncharacterized protein LOC103641698 precursor, protein MGSKAPFCLTLLLLLAAACGPAAHAHDAVELPHHGSALKEQISSTKIPARLKSGSGLCSACENFTSEAVTYLGKEQTQDRIMEFLHDACSQSFSFEQKCVELMDSYATLLFAKITEIRPEAFCKRYGLCRDTALLSGVGSDSTCVFCHHLLDEIMSKLKDPDAEFEIIQILVKECNKIEGHVQQTM, encoded by the exons ATGGGTTCCAAAGCGCCTTTCTGTCTCACGCTCCTCTTGCTGCTCGCCGCGGCCTGTGGACCTGCTGCACATGCCCACGATGCTG TCGAGCTCCCGCATCATGGCTCAGCCTTGAAGGAACAGATTTCTTCAACCAAGATTCCTGCCCGTCTCAAGAGTGGCAGCGGACTATGCTCGGCCTGTGAAAACTTCACGAGCGAAGCCGTCACTTATCTCGGCAAGGAACAGACACAGGACAGGATCATGGAGTTCCTTCATGATGCTTGCTCCCAATCATTCTCCTTTGAACAGAAG TGTGTCGAGCTGATGGACTCTTATGCGACTCTCCTGTTTGCCAAGATCACGGAGATCAGACCGGAAGCGTTCTGCAAACGGTATGGCCTGTGCAGGGACACGGCTCTTCTCTCCGGTGTGGGAAGTGACAGCACGTGTGTGTTCTGCCACCATCTGCTCGATGAAATCATGTCCAAACTGAAAGATCCAGATGCGGAG TTTGAGATAATTCAGATTCTTGTCAAGGAGTGCAATAAGATCGAAGGTCACGTCCAGCAG ACAATGTGA